Genomic segment of bacterium:
GGGAGATAACATACTTTCTCTCCCTAACACTTATGATCTGGAAGAGGGGATTATGGGTATTGGAATGGCCATAAAGAGGATCAAGCCCGGCGGAGAAAGAAGGGAGGTAAGTGGTTCAGGAATAGTAGCTCGACTTAGTTTCTCAGCCAGAGCTGCCGGGGAAACAGAGATTATTATCGATCGAGACAAGAAGGTATTGGCCCTTAAGAAACCGGACGGAAAGTCATCAGTGGATGGCTTTGACCAGCTTTTCCTGGGTTCGGCTTGGATTACAGTACCTCGACAGTGAAAAGTTTCGACCTGTGCAAATAGAATTTGCTACAGAGGCACAGAGGAAGACGTTAGCTCTTAATAGGTTAACGCAGAGGTCGCAGAGGAGACACAAAGGACGCAGAGGGAATAAAAACAGCTCTTTGTTGAATCTTTAGACAGAGGGAATCTTGTAGGCAATAACTCCGCCAAGACACCAAGAGAATCTCAAGTGTCCATCCAGTTGAAGCCAAGAAAGGTAAACATTGAGAAGTAACTGTTAGGACTAAGAGAGGAGAGCCAACGGATTCTACTGCTGATTCCATAGCGCGGCCTCTGGCCGCAACCAAACGAGAATAAGTTTCGGGTTTCGCGGCTTTCGAGTTTCGAGTTCTGCGCTCATCCTAAGAGCCTATCCCAAAACCTCCGCGATAGAAACCTGGTTTCTTGAAGAAACTTGGCTTCTGGTCACACCGGAGAGGTTTTGGGATAGGCTTTAAGGCAAGATATTTCATTGGTGGGCCTTCTTTTAATCGGTGAGTTTATCGCTTTTATCGCACCGAGGTATGTCCAACTAATTCTGTCTCCTGGGAGGAGGATAGGGCATAGCTTCCGAGCAATCCGAGCGCCTTCCACACCCAGAGGGTGCCCGATACGAGGTATGTCTCCTGAGAACCTTTTGGCCTCTCAGGAAAGAGAATTAGAGATATATACCTCGGAGCGATTAAGGCGATAAACTCACAAAAATCGGGACGGTTCAAATCGTCCATTTTTCTTGTGAAACCTTGCGGGTCCTTCGTATCTTCCTCAATAATTCGGGGCAACCTACTCGGGTTACACGAGATCAGAAATCCGTTTTTTCGGAAAAAAACGGGTTTCTAATTTAGCCGCAAGCTTTCACAGTAAGGTGAACCATCCCCAAAAATCGCTCTTAGCATCTTAAGAACCTATCCCAAAACCGATCCGAGCCGCGACCGTTAAGGAGCGACTACCGAGGTTTTGGGATAGGCTCTAACTCGAAACCTGAAACTCGAAACTGATCTAATAATTCTCGCGGACGACGCAAATGTTGGAGGGTAATACTATACGGCTAATCTGGCGGCTTATCAGGCGATGTATCATATGATTGCGGATTGCGCACCCACTTCGTGTGTACCCGAGATTGCGGATTACGGATTGCGAAATGCAGAAGGTGGAAGCCGGAATACGGAATTCAGAAAGCGGGACTCAGAGGGTGGGAGTCAGAATGCGGAGGAAGGCGGGGCAAGTCTTACCCTGCAGGAGAATGAGGCTATTGTCAGGATGAAGGAGTTCCTGGGACAACTGATCGAGCTTGGAATCAAGGAACAGGTGCCGGCTAAGTCGGCCCTGGGTCAGAACTATCCCAACCCGGTCAATCCTGAGACGTGGATACCTTTTGCCCTCTCTGAGAAAAGCAAGGTAGAGGTTCAGATTTATAACCTCGCCGGGCAATTGATCAGGACTCTTGAATTGGGCCTTAAGGAGCCGGGGAGCTATCTAACTAAGAAGGAGGCGACCTATTGGGACGGTAAGGATGATGAAGGAAAGGAGGTTTCCAGTGGCATATATCTTTATCAACTCCGGGCCGGGTCATATATCTCGGGCTCTTTGGTAATTGCCGTGATGAACCACGACGCTGTTATGGTATTCTGAATATTACGCATCTTTTTCAGCGTTTATTTCTGGATCTTACAGGCTATCACCTATTCGCTTAACTTTTTTAGGACACTACTATATATAGGGGTGTATCACGGGAAATACCAAAGAGCCATATCTCGACCAGGAAGATGATCATACTCAAATAAAAGAAGCCACAGAGGCACAGAGCTCCGTGGTTCTGCGGCAAAGAAGTTTTTGGGAGATAGTTATGCGAATTAAATCAAAATTTGTTGGGCTAGTAATGATAGTAGGTATGGTAGGTCTTGGCGTAGAGGCTAAATCTGCTTACATACCTTACGATATCAAGGTCGATATGACCCCGGTGCCGATCCCTGATCCAGAGACGCTGCCTTCCCTGGAAGATATAGGCATTTCTTCTATTTCCAGGGGAGGCATAAGGATAATGCCCCTGGGCGATTCTATTACCCAGGGTGAGGGTGATAACTCTACGGGTTATCGTGATGATCTGGATCAACTTATTGATCCGGGGGGAAGTGAAACCAACTTTGTGGGCTCAAGGTCCAGTGGCAGTTTTGCCGACAATCACCATGAAGGATACCCTGGTTGGGAAACCGGCGAGATTGAGGGTATTGTGGCCGATAGGCTACAGCGTTATGATCCTCATATCGTTTTACTCCACATTGGAACAAATGATTTCTATCATGGTAAATCAGTAGCTTACGCTATAGAACACCTTAATGGAATCATTACCAAGACCTTCGATTACAGCCCCAATATCTACCTCTTGGTGGCCGGCATAATTCCGTGGACATGTTGTGACAGCGGCAAGGTAGACCAATATAACCATGAGGTTTACCAGTTGGTTTCCGATTGGCGGACAAAGGTGGGTGATCATATCAGGTATGTGGATCATTATGATGCCTTTGTAGCTTATCCCAATTGGGCCTCTAACCTTATGTATGACCGGTACCATCCTAACCGCGACGGCTATGCAGTTATGGCCCGGACCTGGTAT
This window contains:
- a CDS encoding FlgD immunoglobulin-like domain containing protein, translating into MRNAEGGSRNTEFRKRDSEGGSQNAEEGGASLTLQENEAIVRMKEFLGQLIELGIKEQVPAKSALGQNYPNPVNPETWIPFALSEKSKVEVQIYNLAGQLIRTLELGLKEPGSYLTKKEATYWDGKDDEGKEVSSGIYLYQLRAGSYISGSLVIAVMNHDAVMVF